In Acinonyx jubatus isolate Ajub_Pintada_27869175 chromosome B3, VMU_Ajub_asm_v1.0, whole genome shotgun sequence, a genomic segment contains:
- the LOC128316053 gene encoding basic proline-rich protein-like, with amino-acid sequence APPPPPPHPPPPPPPPPPPPPPPPPPPPPTPPPPPPPPPPPAPPPPPPPTPPPPPPPPPPPHPPPPPPPPPPPPPPPPPPHPPPPPPPPHPPPPPPPTPPPPPPPTPPPPPPPPPPPPPPPPPPPPPPPPPPPPPPPPPPTPPPPPPPPPPPPPPPPPPPPAPPPPPPPPHPPPPPPPPPTPPPPPPPPPPPPPPPPPPPTPPPPPPPPTPPPPPPPPPPPPPPPPPHPPPPPPPPPPAPPPPPPPPPPPPPPPPPPPPPPPTPPPPPPPPPPPPPPPPPPPTRPPPPPPPPPPPPPPPPPPPPHPPPPPPPPPPPPPPAPPPPPPPPPPPPPPPPSPPPPPPPPPPPPPTPPPPPPPPPHPPPPPPPPPPPPPPTPPPPPPPPPHPPPPPPPPLPPPPTPPPHPPPPPPPPTPPPHPPPPPPPPPPPPPPPPPPPPPPPPPPPHPPPPPPPPPPPPPPAPPPPPPPHPPPPPPPPLPPHPPPPRPCHPPPPAPPPPSPPPPPHPPPPPPPPPTP; translated from the coding sequence gcccccccccccccccccccccacccccccccccccccccccccccccccccccccccccccaccccccccccccccccccccccccacccccccccccccccccccccccccccccccccccgcccccccccccccccccccccccaccccccccccccccccccccccccccccccccccccaccccccccccccccccccccccccccccccccccccccccccccccccccccccccaccccccccccccccccccccccccccaccccccccccccccccccccccacccccccccccccccccccccccacccccccccccccccccccccccccccccccccccccccccccccccccacccccccccccccccccccccccaccccccccccccccccccccccccccccccaccccccccccccccccacccccccccccccccccccccccccccccccccccccccccccccgcccccccccccccccccccccccccccaccccccccccccccccccccccccccccaccccccccccccccccccccccccccccacccccccccccccctcccccccccccccccaccccccccccccccccccccccccccacccccccccccccaccccccccccccccccccccccccccacccccccccccccacccccccccccccccccccccccccccccccgcccccccccccccccccccccccccccccccaccccccccccccccaccccccccccccccccccccccccaccccccccccccccccccccccaccccccccccccccccccccccccccccccccccccacccgccccccccccccccccccccccccccccccacccccccccccccccccccccccccccccccaccccccccccccccccccccccccaccccccccccccccccccgcccccccccccccccccccacccccccccccccccccccccccccccccctccccccccccccccccccccccaccccccccccccccccccaccccccccccccccccccccccccccccccaccccccccccccccccccccccccaccccccccccccccccccaccccccccccccccccccccccccccccccacccccccccccccccccccccccccctcccccccccccccaccccccccccccacccccccccccccccccccccccccaccccccccccccaccccccccccccccccccccccccccccccacccccccccccccccccacccccccccccccccccaccccccccccccccccacccccccccccccccccccccccccccccccccccccccccccgccccccccccccccccccccccccacccccccccccccccccccccccccctccccccccatcccccccccccacgcccctgccacccccccccacccgcccctccccccccctccccccccccccccccccaccccccccccccccccccccccccccccaccccc